In Drosophila nasuta strain 15112-1781.00 chromosome 2R, ASM2355853v1, whole genome shotgun sequence, a single genomic region encodes these proteins:
- the LOC132785980 gene encoding uncharacterized protein LOC132785980, whose amino-acid sequence MNPSTLGKQNGALVLEVLQVLGRPATIEEISQRVANIYKVARKRIQPVVGDVLAAGVHEGFFCCSNNSLNRYSIVPSTIEQLREDIDKYVYEMLSMDYRDDEYRPQPSPLMIKLEQLDGLPPMLPPSVLSPSPSSGELRERTPPGDASSAVVTY is encoded by the coding sequence ATGAATCCATCGACGTTGGGCAAGCAAAATGGAGCCTTAGTGCTGGAGGTGCTGCAAGTCCTGGGACGTCCGGCGACCATTGAGGAGATCTCGCAGCGTGTGGCCAATATCTATAAGGTAGCCCGTAAACGTATCCAGCCGGTTGTTGGGGATGTGCTTGCAGCTGGCGTACACGAGGGATTCTTTTGTTGCTCCAATAACTCACTAAATCGCTATTCGATTGTGCCATCGACCATTGAGCAGTTGCGTGAGGATATCGATAAATATGTGTATGAAATGCTATCGATGGACTATCGCGACGACGAGTATCGACCGCAGCCATCGCCGCTGATGATTAAGCTAGAGCAATTGGACGGATTGCCGCCAATGTTGCCGCCATCCGTGCTATCGCCTTCGCCTTCATCCGGCGAGCTGCGTGAACGTACGCCACCTGGAGATGCATCATCGGCTGTTGTTACCTATTGA